In a genomic window of Streptococcus oralis:
- a CDS encoding TMEM175 family protein, whose protein sequence is MKKDRLIVLTDAVLAIIMTILVLELEKPTTPSLEAFWDLRQNFFACFLSFFWLGSLWMALNTLWEKVEKISSEIIWWNLFLLLERQEFSLENFMPSKIPV, encoded by the coding sequence ATGAAGAAAGACAGATTAATTGTATTGACAGATGCTGTTCTAGCAATTATTATGACCATCTTGGTTTTAGAGTTAGAAAAACCAACAACACCAAGTCTTGAAGCTTTTTGGGATTTACGGCAAAATTTCTTTGCTTGTTTTCTTTCCTTTTTCTGGTTGGGATCGTTATGGATGGCACTAAACACATTATGGGAAAAGGTTGAGAAAATTTCCTCAGAAATTATTTGGTGGAATTTGTTTCTACTCTTGGAGCGGCAGGAGTTCTCTTTGGAGAATTTCATGCCATCCAAGATACCAGTCTGA
- a CDS encoding potassium channel family protein yields MKRLKMLWHIMQVTGFTRFALSFVTFVFGSGGVLFLVEPAITNYGDGLWYAFVTSTTVGYGDLLAVTLIGRITSVFLTIYGLIFFGCLSAVIFNYYTNLNKERGEDK; encoded by the coding sequence ATGAAACGTTTAAAAATGTTATGGCATATTATGCAGGTTACGGGTTTTACTCGGTTTGCTCTGAGTTTTGTGACCTTTGTTTTTGGGTCAGGAGGCGTGCTTTTCCTAGTTGAACCTGCTATCACAAATTACGGAGACGGTCTTTGGTATGCTTTTGTGACTTCGACGACTGTCGGCTACGGGGATCTCCTAGCTGTGACCTTGATTGGAAGGATTACCAGTGTCTTCTTGACGATTTATGGGCTCATATTTTTTGGCTGTTTATCAGCTGTTATTTTTAATTATTATACCAATTTAAATAAGGAAAGAGGAGAGGACAAATGA
- a CDS encoding DUF389 domain-containing protein, with protein sequence MTANYSTREYREKLYDDLHVRLRDTAILMCAIFIASIGLNMNSTAVIIGAMLISPLMTPIVGLGFGLAIFDTRLIKQSLEVLLTQVLVSLLVSTLYFWISPLSYASSELIARTSPTIWDVLIAIAGGIAGVIGSRKKEANNIVPGVAIATALMPPICTAGYGLANGNVRFLLGALYLFLINCVFIMLANIVGTRILMRKSPLTSFKELSIKMRIGLISLIVLLILPASYSAVTLTIEQARKEGIKQFVGKEFANYTVINQVYKSSNNELVLTVVGDPISEEELETLHQKQASYGIQSVQLKVNQVQNSPTLDSEATKEFYENIDKYIDQKLSEKDSQNDLVKENEADKD encoded by the coding sequence ATGACTGCCAATTATTCAACACGGGAATACCGTGAGAAATTATACGATGACCTTCATGTTCGATTGAGAGATACAGCGATTTTGATGTGTGCAATTTTTATTGCCTCTATCGGACTAAATATGAATTCAACAGCTGTCATTATAGGAGCCATGTTGATTTCACCTCTCATGACACCGATTGTTGGACTGGGATTCGGTTTAGCTATTTTTGATACGCGTTTAATCAAGCAATCTCTAGAGGTTTTATTGACTCAAGTGTTGGTCAGTTTGCTTGTCTCGACTCTGTATTTCTGGATTTCTCCCTTGTCTTATGCAAGTAGCGAGTTGATTGCACGAACCTCTCCAACCATTTGGGATGTCCTCATTGCTATTGCTGGTGGGATTGCTGGTGTGATCGGTTCAAGGAAAAAAGAAGCAAACAATATCGTGCCAGGAGTAGCCATTGCTACAGCTCTGATGCCGCCTATCTGTACTGCTGGCTATGGTTTAGCTAATGGGAATGTACGATTTTTATTGGGGGCTCTCTATCTTTTCTTGATCAACTGTGTCTTTATCATGCTAGCCAACATTGTTGGAACAAGAATTTTGATGAGAAAATCTCCTTTAACTTCATTTAAAGAGCTGAGCATTAAAATGAGAATTGGCTTGATATCTTTGATTGTATTGTTGATTCTTCCAGCTAGCTATTCGGCAGTTACTCTGACAATAGAACAAGCGCGCAAAGAAGGGATCAAACAGTTTGTAGGAAAAGAGTTCGCCAATTATACGGTTATTAATCAAGTCTACAAGTCAAGTAACAATGAATTGGTCTTGACGGTTGTTGGAGATCCGATTTCAGAAGAAGAATTAGAAACACTCCACCAAAAACAAGCCTCTTACGGTATTCAATCTGTTCAATTGAAAGTGAATCAAGTTCAGAACTCGCCAACATTAGATAGTGAAGCGACCAAGGAATTTTATGAAAACATTGACAAGTATATTGATCAAAAACTCTCTGAAAAAGATTCACAAAACGATCTCGTAAAAGAAAATGAAGCAGACAAGGATTGA
- a CDS encoding DUF6110 family protein, translating to MLKEVLNVAKVAKKSSLFLGGVAFGTLGLKVLASKEAKKGYSKALAKAYKLKDGLDASVSVVKQHGDDVLQDAKYLYEQEKKEEQLDSLTGE from the coding sequence ATGTTAAAAGAAGTATTAAACGTCGCAAAAGTTGCGAAAAAATCATCTCTCTTCTTAGGAGGGGTAGCATTTGGGACGCTTGGCTTGAAAGTCTTAGCAAGTAAAGAAGCTAAGAAAGGCTATTCTAAGGCCTTGGCTAAAGCTTACAAATTGAAAGATGGACTGGATGCATCTGTTTCTGTTGTAAAACAACACGGTGATGATGTTTTACAAGACGCTAAATATTTATACGAACAGGAAAAGAAAGAAGAACAATTAGATAGCCTGACAGGTGAATAA
- a CDS encoding heavy metal translocating P-type ATPase, with product MSFKVLHRGYQHIRLSSSFSLTLDIQDYLRSLAKDEKGIDSIQFYMDQQHFTLRMKEGFSVLENAEAFLKKIDKGKVSDLMTLPIRREESAYSIVSGAAIKRLLFRSFVPYPIRYIWTCYQALGYVKEAYQTLARKELTMEVLDCSAILLSLFMNQSKTASNIMFMLDLGNHLDQWSLKKTATDLEQSLLAKESDVFLVRGDMVISIKSSDVQVGDVLVVSQGNEILFDGQVVSGLGMVNESSLTGESFPVEKKEGDSVCANTVLETGELRIRVTDNQINSRILQLINLMKKSEESKKTKQRHFIRMADKVVKYNFLGAGLTYLLTGSFSKAISFLLVDFSCALKISTPVAYLTAIKEGLNREMVIKDGDVLEKYLEVDTFLFDKTGTITTSYPLVEKVLPFGDYTEKDILRISACLEEHIYHPIANAIVKQAEIEGIEHEEMHGKLQYVASKGIKSQIDGQSVVIGNYVLMQDEQVRISSEQLALIEQYKTHYNLLFLAYKKELIGMFCIHTPLRSEAKVALKKLKRQGKKLILATGDTLARTEELVKDLPFDNVYTDLKPDGKFQLVQELQKAGRTILMVGDGLNDSAALTLADIGVVMNESADISKQMSDILLLDNRLDFFEELNSLSESLQKLIQRNIQETVVINGSLIGFGLLNWLSPSNLSILHNLTTLRIVLRSLSIKSR from the coding sequence ATGTCTTTTAAAGTGCTACACAGAGGATATCAACATATCCGATTATCGTCCTCGTTTTCACTGACCTTGGATATTCAAGATTATCTTCGTTCCTTGGCTAAAGATGAAAAAGGGATCGACTCTATTCAGTTTTATATGGATCAGCAGCACTTTACTCTACGTATGAAAGAAGGCTTCTCTGTATTAGAAAATGCAGAGGCCTTTTTAAAAAAAATTGACAAGGGGAAAGTTTCGGACTTGATGACTCTTCCCATTCGTAGAGAAGAGAGTGCTTATTCAATTGTATCGGGTGCAGCGATTAAGCGTTTGCTGTTTCGAAGTTTTGTACCCTACCCTATTCGTTATATTTGGACTTGTTATCAGGCTTTGGGTTATGTCAAAGAAGCCTATCAAACTTTAGCGCGCAAGGAACTAACCATGGAGGTCTTGGACTGTTCGGCCATTTTGTTGTCCTTGTTTATGAACCAATCCAAGACAGCTAGCAACATCATGTTTATGCTTGATTTGGGTAATCATCTGGATCAGTGGTCTTTAAAAAAAACAGCAACAGATTTGGAACAAAGCCTTCTTGCTAAAGAAAGTGATGTTTTCTTAGTGCGGGGAGACATGGTCATCAGCATCAAGAGTTCTGATGTTCAAGTAGGTGATGTATTAGTTGTCTCCCAAGGGAATGAAATCTTGTTTGACGGCCAAGTGGTTTCAGGATTAGGCATGGTCAATGAGAGTTCCTTGACTGGAGAGAGCTTCCCTGTTGAAAAGAAAGAGGGAGATTCTGTATGTGCGAATACTGTTTTGGAAACAGGAGAGTTAAGAATTCGTGTGACTGATAATCAGATAAACAGTCGTATTTTGCAACTCATCAATCTGATGAAAAAATCTGAAGAGAGTAAGAAGACAAAACAACGTCATTTTATTAGGATGGCAGACAAGGTTGTAAAATATAACTTCTTAGGTGCTGGTTTGACTTATCTGTTAACAGGTTCGTTTTCAAAAGCCATTTCCTTTTTATTGGTGGATTTTTCATGTGCTCTAAAAATATCCACACCTGTAGCCTACCTTACGGCCATAAAGGAAGGTCTAAATCGAGAAATGGTTATTAAAGATGGTGATGTATTAGAAAAATATCTGGAAGTGGATACTTTCTTGTTTGATAAAACGGGTACCATCACGACGAGTTATCCTTTGGTTGAAAAGGTTCTTCCTTTCGGAGATTATACTGAGAAAGATATTTTAAGAATAAGTGCATGTTTGGAGGAACATATCTATCATCCTATTGCCAATGCAATTGTTAAACAAGCTGAAATTGAAGGCATTGAACACGAAGAAATGCATGGCAAGCTTCAGTATGTTGCAAGCAAAGGGATTAAATCGCAAATTGATGGTCAATCGGTTGTCATTGGAAATTATGTACTAATGCAAGACGAACAGGTAAGAATTAGTTCTGAGCAGCTGGCCTTGATTGAGCAATATAAGACTCATTACAATTTATTGTTTTTGGCTTATAAGAAAGAATTAATTGGGATGTTTTGTATCCACACTCCCTTGAGAAGCGAGGCGAAAGTTGCATTGAAAAAGCTAAAGCGCCAAGGGAAAAAACTGATTCTGGCAACTGGTGATACGTTGGCTAGAACAGAAGAGTTGGTTAAAGATCTGCCATTTGACAACGTTTATACTGATTTAAAACCAGATGGTAAGTTTCAGTTGGTTCAGGAATTACAGAAAGCTGGCCGAACTATTTTGATGGTTGGAGACGGGTTAAACGACTCTGCTGCCTTGACGCTTGCAGATATTGGGGTTGTGATGAATGAAAGTGCTGATATTTCTAAGCAGATGAGTGATATTTTATTATTAGATAATCGTTTAGATTTCTTCGAGGAATTGAATTCTTTATCTGAATCGTTGCAGAAATTAATTCAAAGAAATATTCAAGAAACAGTTGTAATAAATGGAAGTTTAATTGGATTTGGGTTGTTAAATTGGTTAAGCCCATCTAATCTTTCGATATTGCACAATCTGACTACTTTAAGAATCGTCCTTCGTAGTCTTTCTATTAAAAGTAGGTAA